The following are encoded in a window of Gopherus flavomarginatus isolate rGopFla2 chromosome 10, rGopFla2.mat.asm, whole genome shotgun sequence genomic DNA:
- the RPRM gene encoding protein reprimo encodes MRRSGLVFGATCSALLQPAPASAPPAMNASLGNQTEAAGLFFANSSDSLERALRCCTQASVVTDNGFVVTDPDERSLYIMRVVQIAVMCVLSLTVVFGIFFLGCNLLIKSEGMINFLVKDRRPSKEVEAVVVGPY; translated from the coding sequence ATGAGGCGCTCCGGGCTGGTCTTCGGGGCCACCTGTTCGGCTCTCCTCCAGCCCGCGCCCGCTTCCGCGCCCCCGGCCATGAACGCCTCGCTGGGCAATCAGACCGAGGCGGCGGGGCTCTTCTTCGCCAACAGCAGCGACTCCCTGGAGCGGGCCCTGCGCTGCTGCACCCAGGCCTCCGTGGTGACCGACAACGGCTTCGTGGTGACCGACCCGGACGAGAGGAGCCTCTACATCATGCGGGTGGTGCAGATCGCGGTCATGTGCGTCCTCTCGCTCACCGTGGTCTTCGGCATCTTCTTCCTGGGCTGCAACCTGCTCATCAAGTCCGAGGGGATGATCAACTTCTTGGTGAAGGACCGGAGACCGTCCAAAGAGGTGGAGGCGGTGGTGGTCGGGCCCTACTGA